One stretch of Juglans microcarpa x Juglans regia isolate MS1-56 chromosome 3D, Jm3101_v1.0, whole genome shotgun sequence DNA includes these proteins:
- the LOC121254923 gene encoding histidine kinase 4-like isoform X2: MKGVNTETRRRGDKRARGVKGSLVPMGLKMQQGHHQSVAVRLNGQMGTKRGYTFIQANRAWLPKFLLLWIMAMAFLSMTIYSRMDADNKVRRKEVLGSMCDQRARMLQDQFSVCVNHVHALAILVSTFHYYKKPSAIDQGTFAEYTARTAFERPLLSGVSYAQRVINSERGNFERQNGWTIKTMETEPSPVRDEYAPVIYSQESVSYLESLDMMSGEEDRENILRARATGKAVLTSPFRLLGSHHLGVVLTFPVYKSKLSLSPTVQERIEATAGYVGGAFDVESLVENLLGQLAGNQAILVNVYDVTNSSDPLIMYGHQYRDGDTYLLHQSKLDFGDPFRKHQMICRYHQKAPVSWTALSTALLFFVIGLLVGYILHGAGIHIVKVEDDFQEMEELKVRAEAADVAKSQFLATVSHEIRTPMNGILGMLALLLDTELSSTQRDYARTAQACGKALIALINEVLDRAKIEAGKLELEAVPFDLRSILDDVLSLFSEKSRHKGIEFTERGHVLVKVHLAEHTKAMVNKNAETCLNGKSDGGLFVSGALQFKNLSGCEAADEQNSWDMFRHLIADEEFCSDASPNIMNTNEVVEHVTLMVCVEDTGIGIPLSAQDRVFMPFMQADSSTSRHYGGTGIGLSISRCLVELMGGQINFISRPQVGSTFSFTAVFERCKKDAFCDIKKPKYEDLPSGFRGLKALVVDEKPVRAAVTRYHLQRLGILVEVSSSIKIAVAMCGNNGSLTSRNFQPDLILVEKESWKSGEEGLNVQLLDWKQNGNMFQAPKLILLATNIVDAEFEKSKAAGFADTVIMKPLRASMVAACLQQVLGIGKKTRQGKDMPNGSSYLQSLLCGKKILVVDDNRVNRRVAAGALKKFGADVECVESGKAALALLQLPHHFDACFMDIQMPEMDGFEATRRIRLIESNANEQVNGAANDIGTIRREWHVPILAMTADVIHATYDECLKCGMDGYVSKPFEEENLYQAVAKFFKSKSMPDL; the protein is encoded by the exons ATGAAGGGGGTTAACACTGaaacaagaagaagaggagaCAAAAGAGCAAGAGGGGTGAAAGGGAGTTTAGTACCAATGGGTCTGAAGATGCAGCAGGGCCACCATCAGTCTGTTGCTGTGAGATTGAATGGGCAAATGGGGACCAAAAGAGGGTACACATTCATTCAAGCCAACAGGGCTTGGCTCCCAAAGTTTCTGCTGCTTTGGATCATGGCGATGGCATTCTTGAGCATGACCATATACAGTAGGATGGATGCCGATAACAAAGTGCGAAGGAAGGAGGTACTAGGAAGCATGTGTGATCAGAGAGCTAGGATGTTACAAGATCAATTTAGTGTTTGCGTTAATCATGTTCACGCTCTCGCCATCCTCGTTTCCACCTTCCATTATTACAAGAAACCTTCAGCAATTGATCAG GGAACTTTTGCCGAGTACACAGCTAGAACCGCTTTTGAGCGGCCATTACTGAGTGGGGTATCCTATGCACAGAGAGTGATTAATTCAGAAAGGGGAAATTTTGAGAGGCAAAATGGTTGGACAATAAAGACAATGGAGACGGAGCCTTCACCTGTGCGAGACGAGTACGCTCCTGTCATTTATTCTCAGGAAAGCGTTTCTTACCTTGAATCACTTGACATGATGTCTGGAGAG GAAGACAGAGAAAACATTTTGAGGGCGAGGGCTACTGGGAAAGCCGTTTTGACAAGCCCTTTCAGACTGCTGGGATCTCATCATCTTGGTGTTGTGCTGACATTCCCGGTTTACAAATCCAAGCTCTCTTTGAGCCCAACAGTTCAAGAGCGCATCGAAGCAACTGCAGG ATATGTTGGTGGAGCCTTTGATGTCGAGTCCCTTGTGGAGAATTTGCTTGGCCAACTTGCTGGGAATCAGGCAATTTTGGTGAATGTATATGATGTCACCAACTCCTCTGATCCCCTGATCATGTATGGTCACCAATATCGAGATGGTGACACCTATCTCTTACATCAGAGCAAGCTTGATTTTGGAGATCCTTTTCGGAAGCATCAAATGATATGTAG ATACCATCAGAAGGCACCTGTGTCGTGGACAGCACTCAGCACGGCGCTTTTGTTCTTCGTGATTGGTTTACTAGTAGGTTATATCTTACATGGTGCAGGAATTCACATTGTTAAAGTCGAAGATGATTTCCAGGAAATGGAGGAGTTGAAAGTTCGAGCAGAAGCTGCAGATGTTGCGAAATCACAG TTTCTAGCTACTGTTTCTCATGAAATTAGAACACCCATGAATGGCATCCTTG GAATGCTTGCACTGCTTTTAGATACAGAGCTGAGTTCAACTCAGAGGGATTATGCTCGAACTGCACAAGCCTGTGGGAAGGCACTTATAGCATTAATTAATGAGGTGCTTGACCGGGCAAAAATTGAGGCTGGCAAGTTAGAGCTGGAAGCAGTCCCATTTGACCTCAGATCAATACTAGATGATGTCCTCTCTTTATTTTCCGAGAAGTCTAGACACAAAGGCATTGAG TTCACTGAACGTGGACATGTACTTGTTAAAGTCCATCTAGCTGAACACACAAAGGCCATGGTAAATAAAAATGCTGAAACTTGTCTGAATGGTAAATCAGATGGAGGTCTATTTGTATCTGGTGCTCTTCAGTTTAAAAACTTGAGCGGTTGTGAAGCTGCTGATGAGCAGAATAGTTGGGATATGTTTAGGCATCTGATTGCTGATGAAGAGTTCTGTTCTGATGCTTCACCTAACATAATGAACACAAATGAAGTGGTCGAACATGTCACTTTGATGGTATGTGTGGAGGATACTGGAATTGGGATTCCACTTTCTGCCCAGGATCGGGTTTTCATGCCCTTCATGCAGGCAGATAGTTCAACCTCTCGACATTATGGAGGAACTGGTATCGGCCTGAGCATCAGCAGGTGTCTGGTTGAGCTAATGGGTGGCCAGATAAATTTCATAAGCCGACCTCAGGTTGGCAGCACATTTTCATTCACTGCTGTTTTTGAAAGGTGCAAGAAAGATGCTTTCTGTGATATAAAAAAACCTAAATACGAAGATTTGCCTTCTGGTTTTAGAGGATTAAAAGCATTAGTTGTTGATGAGAAACCAGTTAGAGCTGCTGTAACTAGGTACCATTTACAGAGACTAGGTATCCTCGTTGAAGTTTCTAGTAGCATCAAGATTGCAGTTGCTATGTGCGGAAATAATGGTTCTTTGACATCTCG AAACTTCCAGCCAGATTTAATTCTTGTTGAGAAGGAATCATGGAAGTCTGGTGAGGAAGGTCTGAATGTTCAACTATTAGACTGGAAACAGAATGGGAATATGTTTCAGGCGCCTAAGTTGATTCTTCTCGCAACCAATATTGTTGATGCCGAATTTGAGAAATCAAAGGCAGCAGGTTTTGCAGATACTGTGATCATGAAACCTTTGAGGGCAAGTATGGTTGCTGCATGTCTTCAACAGGTGCTGGGGATAGGGAAGAAGACACGGCAGGGGAAAGACATGCCTAATGGATCTTCTTACCTTCAGAGCCTGCTTTGTGGCAAGAAAATTTTAGTTGTTGATGACAATAGGGTTAACCGCAGGGTTGCCGCAGGTGCGCTGAAGAAGTTTGGAGCTGATGTCGAGTGCGTTGAGAGTGGGAAAGCTGCTCTTGCATTGCTTCAACTACCACATCATTTTGATGCCTGCTTCATGGATATTCAAATGCCTGAAATGGACGG GTTTGAGGCCACTCGTCGAATACGCCTAATCGAGAGTAATGCTAATGAGCAAGTGAATGGTGCAGCTAATGATATAGGCACTATTAGGAGAGAGTGGCATGTGCCAATATTGGCCATGACAGCCGACGTGATTCATGCCACATATGATGAGTGCCTGAAATGTGGGATGGATGGGTATGTCTCGAAGCCTTTTGAGGAAGAGAATCTTTACCAGGCGGTTGCAAAGttcttcaaatccaaatccaTGCCTGACTTATAA
- the LOC121254923 gene encoding histidine kinase 4-like isoform X1 translates to MKGVNTETRRRGDKRARGVKGSLVPMGLKMQQGHHQSVAVRLNGQMGTKRGYTFIQANRAWLPKFLLLWIMAMAFLSMTIYSRMDADNKVRRKEVLGSMCDQRARMLQDQFSVCVNHVHALAILVSTFHYYKKPSAIDQGTFAEYTARTAFERPLLSGVSYAQRVINSERGNFERQNGWTIKTMETEPSPVRDEYAPVIYSQESVSYLESLDMMSGEEDRENILRARATGKAVLTSPFRLLGSHHLGVVLTFPVYKSKLSLSPTVQERIEATAGYVGGAFDVESLVENLLGQLAGNQAILVNVYDVTNSSDPLIMYGHQYRDGDTYLLHQSKLDFGDPFRKHQMICRYHQKAPVSWTALSTALLFFVIGLLVGYILHGAGIHIVKVEDDFQEMEELKVRAEAADVAKSQFLATVSHEIRTPMNGILGMLALLLDTELSSTQRDYARTAQACGKALIALINEVLDRAKIEAGKLELEAVPFDLRSILDDVLSLFSEKSRHKGIELAVFVSDKVPEIVMGDPGRFRQIITNLVGNSVKFTERGHVLVKVHLAEHTKAMVNKNAETCLNGKSDGGLFVSGALQFKNLSGCEAADEQNSWDMFRHLIADEEFCSDASPNIMNTNEVVEHVTLMVCVEDTGIGIPLSAQDRVFMPFMQADSSTSRHYGGTGIGLSISRCLVELMGGQINFISRPQVGSTFSFTAVFERCKKDAFCDIKKPKYEDLPSGFRGLKALVVDEKPVRAAVTRYHLQRLGILVEVSSSIKIAVAMCGNNGSLTSRNFQPDLILVEKESWKSGEEGLNVQLLDWKQNGNMFQAPKLILLATNIVDAEFEKSKAAGFADTVIMKPLRASMVAACLQQVLGIGKKTRQGKDMPNGSSYLQSLLCGKKILVVDDNRVNRRVAAGALKKFGADVECVESGKAALALLQLPHHFDACFMDIQMPEMDGFEATRRIRLIESNANEQVNGAANDIGTIRREWHVPILAMTADVIHATYDECLKCGMDGYVSKPFEEENLYQAVAKFFKSKSMPDL, encoded by the exons ATGAAGGGGGTTAACACTGaaacaagaagaagaggagaCAAAAGAGCAAGAGGGGTGAAAGGGAGTTTAGTACCAATGGGTCTGAAGATGCAGCAGGGCCACCATCAGTCTGTTGCTGTGAGATTGAATGGGCAAATGGGGACCAAAAGAGGGTACACATTCATTCAAGCCAACAGGGCTTGGCTCCCAAAGTTTCTGCTGCTTTGGATCATGGCGATGGCATTCTTGAGCATGACCATATACAGTAGGATGGATGCCGATAACAAAGTGCGAAGGAAGGAGGTACTAGGAAGCATGTGTGATCAGAGAGCTAGGATGTTACAAGATCAATTTAGTGTTTGCGTTAATCATGTTCACGCTCTCGCCATCCTCGTTTCCACCTTCCATTATTACAAGAAACCTTCAGCAATTGATCAG GGAACTTTTGCCGAGTACACAGCTAGAACCGCTTTTGAGCGGCCATTACTGAGTGGGGTATCCTATGCACAGAGAGTGATTAATTCAGAAAGGGGAAATTTTGAGAGGCAAAATGGTTGGACAATAAAGACAATGGAGACGGAGCCTTCACCTGTGCGAGACGAGTACGCTCCTGTCATTTATTCTCAGGAAAGCGTTTCTTACCTTGAATCACTTGACATGATGTCTGGAGAG GAAGACAGAGAAAACATTTTGAGGGCGAGGGCTACTGGGAAAGCCGTTTTGACAAGCCCTTTCAGACTGCTGGGATCTCATCATCTTGGTGTTGTGCTGACATTCCCGGTTTACAAATCCAAGCTCTCTTTGAGCCCAACAGTTCAAGAGCGCATCGAAGCAACTGCAGG ATATGTTGGTGGAGCCTTTGATGTCGAGTCCCTTGTGGAGAATTTGCTTGGCCAACTTGCTGGGAATCAGGCAATTTTGGTGAATGTATATGATGTCACCAACTCCTCTGATCCCCTGATCATGTATGGTCACCAATATCGAGATGGTGACACCTATCTCTTACATCAGAGCAAGCTTGATTTTGGAGATCCTTTTCGGAAGCATCAAATGATATGTAG ATACCATCAGAAGGCACCTGTGTCGTGGACAGCACTCAGCACGGCGCTTTTGTTCTTCGTGATTGGTTTACTAGTAGGTTATATCTTACATGGTGCAGGAATTCACATTGTTAAAGTCGAAGATGATTTCCAGGAAATGGAGGAGTTGAAAGTTCGAGCAGAAGCTGCAGATGTTGCGAAATCACAG TTTCTAGCTACTGTTTCTCATGAAATTAGAACACCCATGAATGGCATCCTTG GAATGCTTGCACTGCTTTTAGATACAGAGCTGAGTTCAACTCAGAGGGATTATGCTCGAACTGCACAAGCCTGTGGGAAGGCACTTATAGCATTAATTAATGAGGTGCTTGACCGGGCAAAAATTGAGGCTGGCAAGTTAGAGCTGGAAGCAGTCCCATTTGACCTCAGATCAATACTAGATGATGTCCTCTCTTTATTTTCCGAGAAGTCTAGACACAAAGGCATTGAG CTGGCAGTGTTTGTTTCCGATAAAGTTCCTGAAATCGTAATGGGTGATCCAGGGAGGTTCAGGCAGATTATTACAAATCTTGTGGGCAACTCTGTTAAA TTCACTGAACGTGGACATGTACTTGTTAAAGTCCATCTAGCTGAACACACAAAGGCCATGGTAAATAAAAATGCTGAAACTTGTCTGAATGGTAAATCAGATGGAGGTCTATTTGTATCTGGTGCTCTTCAGTTTAAAAACTTGAGCGGTTGTGAAGCTGCTGATGAGCAGAATAGTTGGGATATGTTTAGGCATCTGATTGCTGATGAAGAGTTCTGTTCTGATGCTTCACCTAACATAATGAACACAAATGAAGTGGTCGAACATGTCACTTTGATGGTATGTGTGGAGGATACTGGAATTGGGATTCCACTTTCTGCCCAGGATCGGGTTTTCATGCCCTTCATGCAGGCAGATAGTTCAACCTCTCGACATTATGGAGGAACTGGTATCGGCCTGAGCATCAGCAGGTGTCTGGTTGAGCTAATGGGTGGCCAGATAAATTTCATAAGCCGACCTCAGGTTGGCAGCACATTTTCATTCACTGCTGTTTTTGAAAGGTGCAAGAAAGATGCTTTCTGTGATATAAAAAAACCTAAATACGAAGATTTGCCTTCTGGTTTTAGAGGATTAAAAGCATTAGTTGTTGATGAGAAACCAGTTAGAGCTGCTGTAACTAGGTACCATTTACAGAGACTAGGTATCCTCGTTGAAGTTTCTAGTAGCATCAAGATTGCAGTTGCTATGTGCGGAAATAATGGTTCTTTGACATCTCG AAACTTCCAGCCAGATTTAATTCTTGTTGAGAAGGAATCATGGAAGTCTGGTGAGGAAGGTCTGAATGTTCAACTATTAGACTGGAAACAGAATGGGAATATGTTTCAGGCGCCTAAGTTGATTCTTCTCGCAACCAATATTGTTGATGCCGAATTTGAGAAATCAAAGGCAGCAGGTTTTGCAGATACTGTGATCATGAAACCTTTGAGGGCAAGTATGGTTGCTGCATGTCTTCAACAGGTGCTGGGGATAGGGAAGAAGACACGGCAGGGGAAAGACATGCCTAATGGATCTTCTTACCTTCAGAGCCTGCTTTGTGGCAAGAAAATTTTAGTTGTTGATGACAATAGGGTTAACCGCAGGGTTGCCGCAGGTGCGCTGAAGAAGTTTGGAGCTGATGTCGAGTGCGTTGAGAGTGGGAAAGCTGCTCTTGCATTGCTTCAACTACCACATCATTTTGATGCCTGCTTCATGGATATTCAAATGCCTGAAATGGACGG GTTTGAGGCCACTCGTCGAATACGCCTAATCGAGAGTAATGCTAATGAGCAAGTGAATGGTGCAGCTAATGATATAGGCACTATTAGGAGAGAGTGGCATGTGCCAATATTGGCCATGACAGCCGACGTGATTCATGCCACATATGATGAGTGCCTGAAATGTGGGATGGATGGGTATGTCTCGAAGCCTTTTGAGGAAGAGAATCTTTACCAGGCGGTTGCAAAGttcttcaaatccaaatccaTGCCTGACTTATAA